The following are from one region of the Variovorax sp. V213 genome:
- the rsgA gene encoding ribosome small subunit-dependent GTPase A: MAKPGRATAFAATAAKTLHDGLVVASHGRHCLVETPTGERLICHPRGKKSQAVVGDRVRWQATEDEGTIEEVVPRRNLFYRQDEIRTKSFAANLDHVLILIAAEPEFSEHQLARALIAAEAERITPIIALNKSDLVEPFARAWNKLAPYRRMHHGVLPLSLKASGEADYASLMKLLAGKSTLVLGPSGSGKSTLTNLLVPGATVLTQEISQALNSGKHTTTSTTWYWIDEARTTGLIDSPGFQEFGLNHIAPMQLASLMPDIAEHANDCKFYNCTHLHEPGCGVIANVDSPARPGPISATRYKIYGELFAELSQSRY; encoded by the coding sequence GTGGCTAAACCGGGCCGCGCCACTGCCTTTGCAGCCACAGCTGCGAAGACACTCCACGATGGTCTCGTTGTTGCCAGCCATGGGCGTCATTGCCTTGTCGAAACACCGACTGGCGAGCGGCTGATCTGCCACCCGCGCGGCAAGAAGAGCCAGGCCGTGGTCGGTGACCGCGTGCGCTGGCAGGCCACGGAGGACGAAGGCACCATCGAAGAGGTCGTGCCGCGGCGCAACCTCTTCTACCGGCAGGACGAGATCCGCACCAAGTCGTTTGCCGCCAACCTCGACCATGTGCTGATCCTGATCGCGGCCGAGCCGGAGTTTTCCGAGCACCAGCTGGCGCGCGCATTGATTGCGGCGGAGGCCGAGCGCATCACTCCGATCATCGCGCTCAACAAGAGCGACCTGGTCGAGCCCTTCGCGCGCGCATGGAACAAGCTGGCGCCCTATCGCCGCATGCATCACGGCGTGCTGCCGCTGTCGCTGAAGGCGTCGGGCGAAGCAGACTATGCCTCGCTGATGAAATTGCTTGCCGGCAAGTCGACCCTCGTGCTCGGACCCTCCGGCTCGGGCAAGAGCACCCTGACCAACCTGCTGGTGCCGGGCGCGACCGTGCTGACGCAAGAGATTTCGCAGGCGTTGAACTCAGGCAAGCACACGACCACCAGCACCACCTGGTACTGGATCGACGAAGCGCGCACCACCGGCCTGATCGACTCGCCCGGCTTCCAGGAATTCGGCTTGAACCACATCGCGCCGATGCAGCTTGCGAGCCTGATGCCAGACATTGCCGAGCACGCCAACGACTGCAAGTTCTACAACTGCACCCACCTGCACGAGCCGGGCTGCGGCGTGATCGCGAATGTGGATTCGCCCGCCAGGCCGGGGCCGATCAGCGCAACGCGCTACAAGATTTATGGCGAGCTCTTCGCCGAATTGAGCCAGTCGCGCTACTGA
- the hisC gene encoding histidinol-phosphate transaminase, which yields MATSVPAFWSPRIGALEPYVPGEQPRIANLVKLNTNENPYPASPRAIDAIQQAAASGLERYPDPTSLAVREAVARRHGLQADQVFAGNGSDEVLAHAFFAFFQQAEPLLMPDVSYSFYRVYAQLYGIACELLPVDEGLRIDVDAMAARVSGGCAGLVIANPNAPTGIGLPLARIEQLLAACPGRVVLVDEAYVDFGGESALPLVGKYPNLLVVQTLSKSRSLAGLRVGFACGQAHLIDALVRVKDSFNSYPLDRLATAGTVAALEDEDWFKTTRDKVVDTREGLSLQLEDLGFEVLPSQANFVFARHPKRDAAELAAQLRERAVLVRHFRQPRIAQYLRISIGTREQCGALVQALESILGVQ from the coding sequence ATGGCCACCTCCGTACCGGCTTTCTGGAGCCCGCGCATCGGCGCGCTCGAACCCTATGTGCCCGGCGAGCAGCCGCGCATCGCCAACCTCGTCAAGCTCAACACCAACGAGAACCCGTACCCGGCGTCGCCGCGCGCCATCGACGCCATCCAGCAAGCGGCAGCGAGCGGCCTGGAGCGCTACCCCGACCCGACCTCGCTCGCCGTGCGAGAGGCGGTGGCGCGGCGCCACGGGCTGCAAGCCGACCAGGTGTTTGCGGGCAACGGTTCGGACGAGGTGCTGGCGCACGCCTTCTTCGCTTTCTTCCAGCAGGCCGAGCCGTTGCTGATGCCCGATGTGAGCTACAGCTTCTACCGGGTCTATGCGCAGCTCTATGGCATTGCATGCGAACTGCTGCCCGTCGATGAGGGCCTGCGCATCGATGTCGATGCCATGGCAGCCCGTGTCAGCGGCGGCTGTGCCGGCCTCGTGATCGCCAATCCGAATGCACCCACGGGCATTGGGCTGCCGCTCGCGCGCATCGAGCAGCTGCTCGCGGCATGCCCCGGGCGCGTGGTGCTGGTGGACGAGGCGTATGTCGATTTCGGCGGCGAGAGTGCGCTGCCGCTGGTCGGCAAGTATCCGAACCTGCTGGTGGTGCAGACCTTGTCCAAGTCGCGCTCGCTGGCGGGTTTGCGCGTCGGCTTTGCCTGCGGCCAGGCGCATCTGATCGATGCGCTGGTGCGCGTCAAGGACAGCTTCAATTCCTATCCGCTCGACCGGCTCGCCACGGCGGGCACGGTGGCAGCGCTCGAGGACGAAGACTGGTTCAAGACCACGCGCGACAAGGTCGTCGACACCCGCGAAGGGCTCAGCCTGCAGCTCGAAGACCTGGGCTTCGAAGTGCTGCCTTCCCAGGCCAACTTCGTATTTGCGCGCCATCCGAAGCGCGACGCGGCCGAACTCGCGGCGCAGCTGCGCGAGCGCGCAGTGCTGGTGCGGCATTTCAGGCAGCCGCGCATTGCGCAGTACCTGCGCATCAGCATCGGCACGCGGGAGCAGTGCGGGGCGCTGGTGCAGGCACTCGAATCGATCCTGGGCGTTCAGTAG
- a CDS encoding CobD/CbiB family protein gives MSFFAILCALLIEQVRPLASRNPVYGGVLAWTRWTSRNFDAGKPHHGWVAWALAVFVPTLLTLGIHWLLVFTLGLPFAVLWSIAVLYVTLGFRQFSHHFTDIRDALDEGDEPLARSLLAHWQGVDAADLPRSEIVRHVIEHSVIAAHRHVFGVLAWFSILAALGLGPAGAAFYRMSEFVSRYWMHKNGAAIQPSSVSVQRAAERAWHAIDWLPARITALGFAVVGSFEEAIDCWRNDARRFPSENDGVILAATSGAVNVRLGGGALSPIPITDPLPRAQAGDSMDDGRRPDSGSTPGREPEPGHLRSVVGLVWRSVVMWMVLLALLTLARLLG, from the coding sequence ATGAGCTTCTTTGCCATCCTGTGTGCGTTGCTGATCGAGCAGGTGCGCCCGCTCGCCTCTCGCAACCCGGTGTACGGCGGCGTGCTGGCGTGGACGCGCTGGACCAGCCGCAACTTCGATGCCGGCAAGCCGCATCACGGATGGGTCGCGTGGGCCCTTGCGGTGTTCGTGCCCACCTTGTTGACGCTGGGCATCCACTGGCTGCTGGTGTTCACGCTCGGGCTGCCGTTCGCCGTGCTCTGGAGCATTGCGGTGCTCTACGTCACGCTCGGGTTTCGCCAGTTCAGCCACCACTTCACGGACATTCGCGACGCGCTCGACGAAGGCGACGAGCCGCTCGCGCGTTCGCTGCTGGCGCACTGGCAGGGTGTCGATGCGGCCGACCTGCCGCGCAGCGAAATCGTCCGCCACGTGATCGAGCATTCGGTGATCGCGGCGCATCGCCACGTGTTCGGCGTGCTGGCGTGGTTCTCGATACTCGCCGCCCTGGGCCTGGGGCCGGCCGGTGCGGCGTTCTATCGCATGAGCGAATTCGTGTCGCGCTACTGGATGCACAAGAACGGCGCCGCCATACAGCCTTCGAGCGTCTCGGTGCAGCGGGCCGCGGAGCGCGCCTGGCACGCGATCGACTGGCTGCCCGCGCGCATCACCGCACTGGGCTTCGCCGTTGTCGGGAGCTTCGAAGAGGCCATCGATTGCTGGCGCAACGACGCGCGGCGCTTCCCGAGCGAGAACGACGGCGTGATCCTTGCGGCGACCTCGGGCGCGGTCAACGTGCGCCTGGGGGGCGGTGCATTGAGCCCCATTCCGATCACCGATCCGCTGCCGCGCGCGCAGGCCGGCGATTCGATGGACGACGGCCGCCGGCCCGACAGCGGCAGCACGCCGGGCCGCGAGCCCGAGCCCGGCCACCTGCGCAGCGTGGTCGGCCTGGTCTGGCGCTCGGTGGTGATGTGGATGGTGCTGCTGGCCCTGCTCACGTTGGCCCGGCTGCTCGGCTGA